In Theropithecus gelada isolate Dixy chromosome 13, Tgel_1.0, whole genome shotgun sequence, one DNA window encodes the following:
- the LOC112604716 gene encoding sulfotransferase 1C2 isoform X1, whose translation MALTSELGKQIKLKEVEGTLLQSATVDNWSQIQSFEAKPDDLLICTYPKAGTTWIQEIVDMIEQNGDVEKCQRAIIQHRHPFIEWARPPQPSVLVLHRCFLLNYFKGVEKAKATPSPRILKTHLSTQLLPPSFWENNCKFLYVARNAKDCMVSYYHFQRMNHMLPDPGTWEEYFETFINGKVVWGSWFDHVKGWWEMKDRHQILFLFYEDIKRDPKHEIRKVMQFMGKNLDETVLDKIVQETSFEKMKENPMTNRSTVSKSIMDQSISSFMRKGTVGDWKNHFTVAQNERFDEIYRKKMEGTSINFCMEL comes from the exons ATGGCCCTGACCTCAGAGTTGGGGAAACAGATAAAACTGAAAGAGGTGGAGGGGACCCTCTTGCAGTCTGCAACTGTGGACAACTGGAGCCAAATCCAGAGCTTCGAGGCCAAACCAGATGATCTCCTCATCTGCACCTACCCTAAAGCAG ggACAACATGGATTCAGGAAATTGTGGATATGATTGAACAGAATGGGGATGTGGAGAAGTGCCAGCGAGCCATCATCCAACACCGCCATCCTTTCATTGAGTGGGCTCGGCCACCCCAACCTTCTG TGCTTGTACTACACAGATGTTTCCTCTTGAACTATTTTAAAGGTGTGGAAAAAGCCAAAGCAACGCCCTCTCCACGGATACTAAAGACTCACCTTTCCACTCAGCTGCTGCCGCCATCTTTCTGGGAAAACAACTGCAAG TTCCTTTATGTAGCTCGAAATGCCAAAGACTGTATGGTTTCCTACTACCATTTCCAAAGGATGAACCACATGCTTCCTGACCCTGGTACCTGGGAAGAATATTTTGAAACCTTCATCAATGGAAAAG TGGTTTGGGGTTCCTGGTTTGACCATGTGAAAGGATGGTGGGAGATGAAAGACAGACACCAgattctcttcctcttctatgAGGACATAAAGAGG GACCCAAAGCATGAAATTCGGAAGGTGATGCAGTTCATGGGAAAGAACTTGGATGAAACAGTGCTAGATAAAATTGTCCAGGAGACGTCgtttgagaaaatgaaagaaaatcccATGACAAATCGTTCTACAGTTTCCAAATCTATCATGGACCAGTCAATTTCCTCCTTCATGAGAAAAG GAACTGTGGGGGATTGGAAAAACCACTTCACTGTTGCCCAGAATGAGAGGTTTGATGAAATCTATagaaaaaagatggaaggaaCCTCCATAAACTTCTGCATGGAACTCTGA
- the LOC112604716 gene encoding sulfotransferase 1C2 isoform X3, producing MALTSELGKQIKLKEVEGTLLQSATVDNWSQIQSFEAKPDDLLICTYPKAGTTWIQEIVDMIEQNGDVEKCQRAIIQHRHPFIEWARPPQPSGVEKAKATPSPRILKTHLSTQLLPPSFWENNCKFLYVARNAKDCMVSYYHFQRMNHMLPDPGTWEEYFETFINGKVVWGSWFDHVKGWWEMKDRHQILFLFYEDIKRDPKHEIRKVMQFMGKNLDETVLDKIVQETSFEKMKENPMTNRSTVSKSIMDQSISSFMRKGTVGDWKNHFTVAQNERFDEIYRKKMEGTSINFCMEL from the exons ATGGCCCTGACCTCAGAGTTGGGGAAACAGATAAAACTGAAAGAGGTGGAGGGGACCCTCTTGCAGTCTGCAACTGTGGACAACTGGAGCCAAATCCAGAGCTTCGAGGCCAAACCAGATGATCTCCTCATCTGCACCTACCCTAAAGCAG ggACAACATGGATTCAGGAAATTGTGGATATGATTGAACAGAATGGGGATGTGGAGAAGTGCCAGCGAGCCATCATCCAACACCGCCATCCTTTCATTGAGTGGGCTCGGCCACCCCAACCTTCTG GTGTGGAAAAAGCCAAAGCAACGCCCTCTCCACGGATACTAAAGACTCACCTTTCCACTCAGCTGCTGCCGCCATCTTTCTGGGAAAACAACTGCAAG TTCCTTTATGTAGCTCGAAATGCCAAAGACTGTATGGTTTCCTACTACCATTTCCAAAGGATGAACCACATGCTTCCTGACCCTGGTACCTGGGAAGAATATTTTGAAACCTTCATCAATGGAAAAG TGGTTTGGGGTTCCTGGTTTGACCATGTGAAAGGATGGTGGGAGATGAAAGACAGACACCAgattctcttcctcttctatgAGGACATAAAGAGG GACCCAAAGCATGAAATTCGGAAGGTGATGCAGTTCATGGGAAAGAACTTGGATGAAACAGTGCTAGATAAAATTGTCCAGGAGACGTCgtttgagaaaatgaaagaaaatcccATGACAAATCGTTCTACAGTTTCCAAATCTATCATGGACCAGTCAATTTCCTCCTTCATGAGAAAAG GAACTGTGGGGGATTGGAAAAACCACTTCACTGTTGCCCAGAATGAGAGGTTTGATGAAATCTATagaaaaaagatggaaggaaCCTCCATAAACTTCTGCATGGAACTCTGA
- the LOC112604716 gene encoding sulfotransferase 1C2 isoform X4: MALTSELGKQIKLKEVEGTLLQSATVDNWSQIQSFEAKPDDLLICTYPKAGTTWIQEIVDMIEQNGDVEKCQRAIIQHRHPFIEWARPPQPSARNAKDCMVSYYHFQRMNHMLPDPGTWEEYFETFINGKVVWGSWFDHVKGWWEMKDRHQILFLFYEDIKRDPKHEIRKVMQFMGKNLDETVLDKIVQETSFEKMKENPMTNRSTVSKSIMDQSISSFMRKGTVGDWKNHFTVAQNERFDEIYRKKMEGTSINFCMEL; the protein is encoded by the exons ATGGCCCTGACCTCAGAGTTGGGGAAACAGATAAAACTGAAAGAGGTGGAGGGGACCCTCTTGCAGTCTGCAACTGTGGACAACTGGAGCCAAATCCAGAGCTTCGAGGCCAAACCAGATGATCTCCTCATCTGCACCTACCCTAAAGCAG ggACAACATGGATTCAGGAAATTGTGGATATGATTGAACAGAATGGGGATGTGGAGAAGTGCCAGCGAGCCATCATCCAACACCGCCATCCTTTCATTGAGTGGGCTCGGCCACCCCAACCTTCTG CTCGAAATGCCAAAGACTGTATGGTTTCCTACTACCATTTCCAAAGGATGAACCACATGCTTCCTGACCCTGGTACCTGGGAAGAATATTTTGAAACCTTCATCAATGGAAAAG TGGTTTGGGGTTCCTGGTTTGACCATGTGAAAGGATGGTGGGAGATGAAAGACAGACACCAgattctcttcctcttctatgAGGACATAAAGAGG GACCCAAAGCATGAAATTCGGAAGGTGATGCAGTTCATGGGAAAGAACTTGGATGAAACAGTGCTAGATAAAATTGTCCAGGAGACGTCgtttgagaaaatgaaagaaaatcccATGACAAATCGTTCTACAGTTTCCAAATCTATCATGGACCAGTCAATTTCCTCCTTCATGAGAAAAG GAACTGTGGGGGATTGGAAAAACCACTTCACTGTTGCCCAGAATGAGAGGTTTGATGAAATCTATagaaaaaagatggaaggaaCCTCCATAAACTTCTGCATGGAACTCTGA
- the LOC112604716 gene encoding sulfotransferase 1C2 isoform X2, producing MALTSELGKQIKLKEVEGTLLQSATVDNWSQIQSFEAKPDDLLICTYPKAGTTWIQEIVDMIEQNGDVEKCQRAIIQHRHPFIEWARPPQPSETGFHHVAQVGLELLSSSNPPASTSQSTKITDLLPPSFWENNCKFLYVARNAKDCMVSYYHFQRMNHMLPDPGTWEEYFETFINGKVVWGSWFDHVKGWWEMKDRHQILFLFYEDIKRDPKHEIRKVMQFMGKNLDETVLDKIVQETSFEKMKENPMTNRSTVSKSIMDQSISSFMRKGTVGDWKNHFTVAQNERFDEIYRKKMEGTSINFCMEL from the exons ATGGCCCTGACCTCAGAGTTGGGGAAACAGATAAAACTGAAAGAGGTGGAGGGGACCCTCTTGCAGTCTGCAACTGTGGACAACTGGAGCCAAATCCAGAGCTTCGAGGCCAAACCAGATGATCTCCTCATCTGCACCTACCCTAAAGCAG ggACAACATGGATTCAGGAAATTGTGGATATGATTGAACAGAATGGGGATGTGGAGAAGTGCCAGCGAGCCATCATCCAACACCGCCATCCTTTCATTGAGTGGGCTCGGCCACCCCAACCTTCTG agacaggatttcaccatgttgcccaggttggtctcgaactcctgagctcaagcaatccacctgcctcaacctcccaaagcaccaaaattacagac CTGCTGCCGCCATCTTTCTGGGAAAACAACTGCAAG TTCCTTTATGTAGCTCGAAATGCCAAAGACTGTATGGTTTCCTACTACCATTTCCAAAGGATGAACCACATGCTTCCTGACCCTGGTACCTGGGAAGAATATTTTGAAACCTTCATCAATGGAAAAG TGGTTTGGGGTTCCTGGTTTGACCATGTGAAAGGATGGTGGGAGATGAAAGACAGACACCAgattctcttcctcttctatgAGGACATAAAGAGG GACCCAAAGCATGAAATTCGGAAGGTGATGCAGTTCATGGGAAAGAACTTGGATGAAACAGTGCTAGATAAAATTGTCCAGGAGACGTCgtttgagaaaatgaaagaaaatcccATGACAAATCGTTCTACAGTTTCCAAATCTATCATGGACCAGTCAATTTCCTCCTTCATGAGAAAAG GAACTGTGGGGGATTGGAAAAACCACTTCACTGTTGCCCAGAATGAGAGGTTTGATGAAATCTATagaaaaaagatggaaggaaCCTCCATAAACTTCTGCATGGAACTCTGA